One Malus domestica chromosome 11, GDT2T_hap1 genomic region harbors:
- the LOC103422983 gene encoding putative F-box/FBD/LRR-repeat protein At5g62970, which translates to MPPELKDLEQHRYVNWIDTVVEQHRGRVIKQFRASFYVDCCFASSIDKWIQFAMNKRVQVLELVFHIESYNRWGDLYTFPHKLLGLENGSTLKLEHMRSDIPSLRSCGYNTGFKLLRVLHFQFVDVTGEVLEYFLSNCPVLERLTVHSAFTNLVNLRVIGPSVALKYLDIKFCPYLQTIEICDANLLSLDYEGSAINMLVSNVPLLVEVSISMSLDFAVDGDDGEIYFKSVEVPFTQLSCCLSQLEVLKLDTEGAMYNRNHLFPVLTNLKHLELRVKADDRWAPCRLTSFMKASPFLQRLVLKMCFRAPSEFDSGLGGGRKKKGEVLRPPHCNLKVVEIVGYRARPCAAEHVKYLIENVVGLEKVVIDPVRRWAYQSSEIGRGVEELKEE; encoded by the exons ATGCCACCAGAACTAAAAGACCTCGAACAACATAGATACGTCAACTGGATAGATACGGTGGTGGAACAACATAGAGGCCGAGTCATCAAACAATTCCGGGCGAGCTTTTATGTAGATTGCTGTTTTGCAAGTTCCATAGATAAGTGGATTCAGTTTGCAATGAATAAGAGAGTTCAAGTACTTGAGCTGGTGTTCCATATAGAATCGTATAATCGTTGGGGAGATCTGTATACATTTCCCCACAAACTATTAGGCCTTGAAAACGGTTCTACCTTGAAGCTCGAGCACATGCGTTCGGACATTCCAAGTCTACGTTCTTGTGGATACAATACTGGATTTAAGTTGCTCAGAGTTCTTCATTTCCAATTTGTTGATGTGACGGGAGAAGTTCTCGAGTACTTTTTGTCTAACTGTCCAGTTCTTGAAAGATTAACAGTGCATTCTGCTTTTACAAATTTGGTTAACTTAAGAGTTATTGGTCCGTCGGTTGCATTGAAATATTTGGATATCAAGTTTTGTCCTTACCTCCAAACCATTGAGATTTGTGATGCAAACCTCCTTTCGCTCGATTACGAGGGAAGTGCGATAAACATGCTTGTCAGTAACGTACCTCTGCTCGTTGAGGTATCCATTTCCATGTCTCTTGATTTCGCCGTGGACGGGGATGATGGTGAGATCTACTTTAAATCCGTAGAGGTTCCCTTCACCCAACTTTCATGCTGTCTTTCTCAATTGGAGGTTCTCAAGCTGGATACTGAAGGAGCG ATGTACAATAGGAATCACTTGTTTCCTGTATTAACAAACCTCAAGCACTTGGAATTACGAGTTAAAGCAGATGATCGCTGGGCTCCTTGCCGTCTAACTTCTTTCATGAAGGCATCTCCTTTCTTGCAGAGACTTGTGTTGAAG ATGTGTTTCAGGGCACCATCCGAATTCGATTCTGGATTGGGTgggggaagaaagaaaaagggggaAGTTTTGAGACCCCCCCATTGTAACCTCAAGGTGGTCGAAATTGTAGGGTATCGTGCTCGTCCATGTGCTGCTGAACATGTCAAGTACCTGATAGAGAATGTGGTTGGACTGGAGAAAGTAGTTATTGATCCTGTGCGGCGCTGGGCGTATCAAAGTAGTGAAATCGGCAGGGGTGTTGAAGAGTTGAAAGAGGAATAG